The following DNA comes from Candidatus Peregrinibacteria bacterium.
ATAGCAACCGCATCACACTCGCGAATATGAGAGAGGAATTGATTCCCAAGTCCCTCGCCTTTACTTGCTCCTTTAACGAGCCCAGCAATATCGACAAACTCAATAGTTTCGGGAACTATTCTCTTTGCCTTTGTTGTTTTTGACAGTGCAGAGAGGCGCTCATCTTCAAGGGCAACAATTCCTACGTTGGGATCGATAGTACAAAATGGAAAATTTGCCGCTGCTGCCGCAGTCGATTTTGTAAGCGCGTTAAAGAGTGTGGATTTTCCCACATTTGGTAAACCGACAAGGGCAATTTGGAGTGGCACGAGGAAAGAAAAATATCGAATGGCATTTTCCGTGTTTTTTCTGCGAAAGACAAACAATTCCCTTTCTCCTTCAAAATTAGGCACAACAACAAAAGGGAATATTGTTTTTCATCTCTGTTTTGTGATCGACACAAAAGAAGCGTGTCGACTATAAAATCTCTTCTAAAATGCTTGTTTTAGGGTTTTCTATAATGAAGATCCATTGTTTTCACATGATTCTATCATTTTTCGAATATCTGGAGAACTCTCTTCTACTATTTTCAAAATGGCATCACAAGATGAGGGATCACCCCCGTTGTTGAGTGCACTTTGTAACGCCTGATTCAAAAGGGGTGCTTGAGTCTTAGACAGAAATATAACAACAGGACCAACAAATTCTCGTATTTGATTTTGACATTTTTCAAACAGTGGTGGGTTTTTGGATAAAATGAGGAGAATTTTTTTGGTTATTATTGCTTTTATAAGTTGCTCAAGGACATTGAGATAATTACCCTGTTGATTGGATTCTTTCATTGATTCCATGGTTGATAAAAAAGAAAATCAGAATCAAAATCGCATTTCTCCCATTTCTTTGTTTTTTTTGAAAAAATGAAGGAAGAAAAAAGAACAGATGTTATCCTCTTCTCTTCTTTTTTAATCTGTCTAGTGTTTTGAGTATATTTTGTGATTGGTGTAAGAAAATGTCATAATGAAGCTATTTTTTTAAAACAGTATTGCCAACAAGAAATGGTGGATAGATCCAAAAACAAGAATAGAGAAAAGAGGTTTCTGTCTCTGGAAAATAGAGTGAAAGAAGGGCACAATGCTTTTTGTGAATTTTTTTCTTCAAAACTCCAACGGAAACGCGCGGCGCGGCGTACTTGAGACTGCCAACGGAAAGGTGGAAACTCCGGCGTTTATGCCTATTGGTACACAAGGCGCGGTAAAAGGGGGTATTGAGCCACGTGATCTTCGGGAGATTGGTGCGGAAATGATGCTCGCAAACACCTTTCATCTCCATTTGCGTCCAGGAGAAGAAACCATAGAAAAACTCGGGGGTATTCAAAAATTTTCTGGCTGGAATAGTCCACTTCTCACGGACTCTGGTGGATTTCAAGTATTCTCTCTTGCCGCCATTCGTAAAATTACTGATGAAGGTGTTCGTTTTCGTGCTCCCACAGATGGACGAGAAGTGTTTTTTACTCCCGAAAAAGTTATGCGTATTGAACACGCATTGGGTGCAGATATTATTATGGCGTTCGATGAATGTCCACCGTATCCTGCAGAGAAGTCTCAGGTAGAGCATGCGGTTCGGCGTACTACGGATTGGGCAAAAAAATGCAAAGTGGAACACGACCGTCTCGTCCAAGAATCTAGAAAAGACCAAGTACTTTTTGGTATTGTACAAGGCGGAGTATTTCCCGAGCTTCGCAGGCAATCCGCAGAAGAGCTTCTAGAACTCAATTTTTCGGGAATGGCGATTGGAGGACTTTCTGTTGGGGAGCCAAACGAAAATATGTATGAAATGTGTGAATTTCTTGCCCCGATTCTTCCCACACAAAAACCGCGATACCTTATGGGGGTTGGTACTCCTATCGATATTATAGAAGCAGTTTCCCGCGGAATTGACATGTTTGACTGTGTTCTTCCAACGCGCAATGGACGACATGGAAAAGCCTACACTTCAAAAGGAGAAACAAATATTCTTCTCGCCCGATACGAGCAAGATAATAATCCCATAGATGAGGAGTGTTCTTGTCCAGTATGTACTCGGTATACTCGGGCGTTTCTGCGACATCTTTTCAAAAGTGGTGAAATTTTGGGAATGCGTCTCCTCTCTCTTCATAATCTTGCGTTTTACCAAAGTTTGATGAGGAATATTCGAAATGCTATTTCATGCAATACTTTTTGGGAGTTTCGGCGGAATGCTATTGCCGCCTTTGGGCAGGGAAAAAAGGAATGTTCTTCCTCCGAAAAATCATGAAAAGAAAAATATTTCTCTTCGACTTTGATTCCACCCTCGTAACGGTGGAGACATTGGATGAACTTCTCAAAAAAGCGCTGGTGAACCATCCCCAAAAAGAGCACCTTTCTGCCGAAATCGAAGCCATTACCAATGCTGGCATGAGCGGAGAGCTTGCTTTTCGGGAGTCACTCGTGAGGCGCATGCAAATCGCTAATATTCATCAGGCGTATATTGATGCGCTTGGACACGATTTCACGCATTTTATAACCGACAGCATTCCAGAAGTCATTCATATTCTTTTAGAGGCAGGACACAAGGTTGTCATTGTTTCTGGTGGGTTTCGCGAGCTTATTCTTCCTGTTGCCGAAATGCTTTGTATTCCCCCAGAAGATTGTTTTGCCAATGAGTTTCAAAAGGAAAATGGAGTCGTAATAGGCGTTGATCTTACAAATCCTCTCTCAGAAAACGGAGGAAAAACAAAAATTTCCGAAAAACTTTTTGCAGAAAATGATGCAATGGAAGTTATTATAATTGGAGATGGAATGAGCGATGCCGAGCCGTTTCTTCAGGGAAAAGCGAGTGAGTTTTGGGGATTTTTTGCAAATGTTCGGCGACCAAAAGTAGAAGAAAAAGCGACAAGATTGTTCTTTTCTGGAGAAGAGTTTTTACAATTTGTGCAAGAAAAATACACAAAAAAAGAGGAGAAAAAAGAACATTTTGACCTTGGGAAAACAATTCGACACAATGACTCTTGATTTTTGTCTTGTTCTTTTATGAAACTCAGACTTCTCTCTGCTTCACTCCTCCTCTTTTCTGCTTGTGCTTCCCCAGAAGAGCAGTCGCCGCCCGATGAGGTGGGACAATTTCCTCCCGATTATGTTGTGTCTTCAGAAGTGGGAGTAGAGGTTTCATCACCAGAGGTTGCAGTAGGAGAAGCTTCTTCAGGAGAAAACCTAGAAATTGATGTGGCATCAGAACTCCTCTCATGTCGAGAAAAAAATACAGAAGTTTCTCTCGAAATAGAGGCAATGACACGAAAGCTCGCTTCTTGCCAAGAAGAGCTCGATAAAAAACCACAAACAATTTCTCCCAAAAGCATTATCCCTACACTGAAAGAATCGCATGCGATTTTGCTTCGCAATGCCCTTCTTGAAACTCCACAAAAAGAATTTGCATTTGATAGCTGTGGAAGACTAGGGACTTTCTTGGGAAGTAGTTGGTTTACTGATTTTTCCACACAGCTTTCGGATGCAAAAATTCGCTTTTCAAACGGTTTTCTTGAAACAGAAGATTTTTTTGGTGGATGCCAGAGTGACACGGGAAGAATGGCGTTTTTCTTGGGTGCCGAGCGAGAAGATGATTATCGTTTTATTGTGATAAAATATGATATTGCCAATAAGTCACTTGAGCCAGCTCTTCTTTTGAACGGGGCGGAAGATGCAGTGGTGACGGAATTTGGAAAGCGAGAAGGTTCTTTTATTAACTTTCCCGCAGATGATGGACGAACACTTCGCTACTATTACGATTCGAATATCGTTATTCAGTCGCCTTCGTGATTTTTAGGGCACTGAAGGAACAAATCCAGTGTTTGACGACAAAGAGAAGGATTCATCATCTCCTCATTTTTTTTCTCGTAGGGCAAGAAGCCATCTCTTTTTAAGTTCTCGAATATCTTTTGTGTTTGGGTTTTTTCTAAAGAGTTCTTTTCTCGTGTGTGCTACGAGTTCGGGAAAAGATTCCTGAAGCGATTCAAGCAAAAAGCTTTTTGCTTGTGATTTTCGAGAAAGCCACAGAAAAAACTGTTCTCGAGGAGTGAGCAACAAATGCTTTCGTACTTTTGGATACCAGCGTCGTCCTAAAAAAACGAAACATATTCCGGCAATGCCCCAGAAAAAAAACGCTTTATTTTCGGAAAGTGTTTTTAGGAATGCCTTTTGTCGTTCCCCTGTATAGCTTACAATATATTCAAACCAACGGAGTTCTATGGTGTCATACCAGCGAACCATCGTCCCCCAAAAACCGCGCTGATGGAGCCATGTCACGGTTTCTTCCGAGATGGGAGTCGCATCCAGCTGAATCCATCCATTCTCTTTATCAAATACTTCTGTCCATGAATGCGCATGAATACCGCGAATTATCCAGGCATTTGCAGTATTGTTGTATTCGCCTCCTCGATACCCATTAACAAATGTTGCTGAGTATCCAAATTCTTGAAGTGTGAGTGTGAGTACCGTGGCAAAATATTCACAGTGACCGCGACGACTTCCGTAGAGAAAATCTTTTAGGGAACTTGCGGTATTGGCAAGAGAATAGGAAAAACCGGCGTCATCGCGAATGTAACGAGTAATGAGAACAGGATCAGATTGAATATCTTTTGGGATGGTTTCCCAAAATGGCTGAAACAAATTTCTTACTGATGGAGAAAGTTTTTTCTCCTCGGAAATAAAAATGGGAAATTCTGCTTCTATCGGTATTCCGTTTTTATTTTTTAAGAGGAGTTTTGTTTCTGCAGAAGAGTACAGAGGGCGCAAGAAATTGATGAGGGTGGAGTCTTCTGCAAATGTATTGGCACGAGCACCAATGATGGAGACGGGGCGAATAGGAGTGAAGAGTGCCTTTTCTCCACTTTTGTGGTAGTAGCGAACATTCCATTCAAAAAGAGTGTCGGAATTACTCTCTTTTTGGGAAAGAAATGGTCTCAGAGAACCCTCTTTTTTTCGCCAACTCTTTCCATCAAATATTTCATATCGTGCGCCACGCCACAGAAGGTTTTGGAGTGCTTTTTGGTCATTTTCTGAAATGCCTTCAATGACTATTTTTTTGGAGTAGTCCTCTTTAATGCTCCGAATATTCTGAAGATCAACTTCTTCATCAAATCCTGTTTTGGTTTCTTTTGTCGTTTTTTCAATGAGAGAAGTATCTTTTGTGCGAGTTCCGTGTGGAAGGAAAAAAAACAAAGTAAAAGTGAGCAAAAGCACTCCTCCGACGAGTGACACCATATCCCTTCTCCTTCGTCGTGGCATTACAAATCGGTTGTATTCGGAAGGAACTTCTCCTGCGGCAGAGAGGGAAAAAAGGAGAACGGCGAGAATGAGAAAGAGGAGAAAGAGGAAGAAAAACCACGCCTCCAAGCTATAGAGCGAAAAGGCAACAAAAACAAAAAGGATAAGGAAAATATAGGTGAGCATGTCTCGTCGTTGACGAGGGAAAAGATGTTTCCAAATAGCAAGAAGAAGGAGGAAATGCACTCCGGCAATAACCGTATCATCACGAATGCCACCTTCTGCAAAGCAGAGGAAAAAGAGGAAGAGTGCTGTCCCATTCATTTCGCGTATTCCTCCACGAGAAAGTTCTCCTCTTTTGGTGAAGAAGAGCACCGTCAATATGCTTATAATTGCCGAAATGGTGAACGACCAGAGTCGCGATTCCCATTGTGCTCCGAGCACTCCGACGAGAATAAGAAGCCACTCAACGGTAATAACTCCGCGAACACTTTTCCATTGCCAGAGTGGCACATTTCCCGAAAGGCGAAAGGTGTTTCCTTCAGTTTTTTCTTTCCGTTTTGGCTTTTCAAGAGGAGAAGGGATCATTTCTCGCACGAACCATGAGTCAGTTTTAGCAGAACGAAGGGCATCAATATGCCGAAATTCTTCTCCGTCCTGAAGAGGTCGAATATGAAAATAGAGCTCTTCTTCTGGTCTTCGAAGAAAAAGATGTACTCCTGCATCTTCTGGTGATGAAAATGGTGGAACGGGAATACGAAGACGAAAAATATCGAGTCTTCCTTGGATAAGAAGTGTTATTTTATCTTCTTTTTCTATCTCGTATTCTAAGGAAGCAGTGGGAGTAAGAATGTTCTTCTTGTTTCCTCGAGAGACAAGAAGAGAAATTCCCGAGAAGATATTTGGATGGAGAAAGCGAATGAAGAGAAGTTTCTCATTCCCTTCTTGTGTCCAGAATACGGATATTTTTTTTCGAAGAACCCATGTTTCCCAAAACGAAAAAAGGAAGAGTGAAAGAACAAACGCGGGAAGGAACATAAGGACTTGAATTCCCTTTGCAAAGGAAATAAACATCAGGAGTATTCCAAGCCCAAGGAGTACTGCTCCCGTTTTCGAAAGCGCTCCCGAAACCGAAAGCCACCGATTAAGACGGGCGAACATGTACGTTCAAAAATTAGGAAAGCCCCCGAAAGATATTTCGATATGCTTCTCGAAGCATCTCCTCAAGCTCTTTTGTGCCGAGTGCCGCGTCTTTTAGGGAAATCCGATGATGAAAAAATGGAACAATAAGATCTTTTCCATCTTCGGGAATGACAAAATCACGTCCAGAAAGAAATGCATGTGCCCGAAGAGCAGAGGTAAACACTCCGAGAGATCGGGGACTCATTCCGTAGCGAAAAAGTTCTGGATTTCGTGACCATTCTGCCATGCGCAAAAGTCGTTCCAAAATGTCATCTGACACAGTCACTCTTTTGACCTGTTCCTGAATGAAGAAAATTTCTTCCTCACTCAGGATAGGGTCAAGTGACATAACACGGTTTTCGAGATTGAGATATTCCTGATTTTGGAGAATGTTTTTTTGGAGTTCTCTATCGGGAAATCCCATTGCTATTGAACATGAAAATCGATCGGATTGCGCTTCAGGAAGAGGATATGTTCCGGCATATTCCACCGGATTTTCTGTGGCAATAACGAGATGAATTTTTGGGAGCGGATAGGTTTTTCCTGCTATTGAGACTTGTCGTTCTTCCATAGCCTCCAAAAAAGCACTCTGTGATTTTGGGTGCATACGATTGATTTCATCAATGAGAACGATTTCTTGAAAAATAGGCCCTTTTTTAATAGAGAATTCCTTGGTGATATGATCGAGGATTTCACCTCCCAGAATATCTTGGGGGAGAGTGTCGCTTGTTCCTTGCAGTCGTGAGAAACTTCGTCCCAAAAGGCGAGCAAATGCCTTAGCGAGGGTGGTTTTTCCTACACCCGGAAGATCGTTAATAAGAATATGCCCTTCAATAAGCAAGGGGATAAAAAGGAGGCGCACGACATACTCTTTGTTAAAAGCGAAGGGAGAAAGGAGAGACTGAAATTTCTGTGTTTTTTTTCGGAGTACCTCTTTCTGCTCTTCTGATCTAGGAGCTGGTGTGTTCATAGTTTTTTTTGTTTCTCACTATTCTACCGGAGAAAGTACTCTTTCACAAGTAGTTGCCTTTTTGTGAAAGATATGATATTCTGAAAACATAATAAATATGGGACTCATGAAAGCCCGATTACTCACTCTCCTTCTCCTCTTCTCGTTCTTCTTTCTTCCCGTTTCCGCTGTACAAGCAGATCGGGGTGATCCTTTTGGAACGAATGTAGGAGGAAATATCGATGCTGCCGTAAATGCTACGCTTCCCGATGCAGTAATTCGCGCTATTAATTATACTCTTCTCTTTTTTGGACTTCTTATTCTTGCTACTTTTATCTATGCCGGTGTTCTCATGGTAACGGCACAAGGGGAAGAGGAACAGGTAAATAAAAGTAAACGAATTATGATTTATGCGGTTATTGGTTCTCTAGTTATTATGTTTTCTTACGCGATTGTTCGAGTGATTACCGGAGCGCATGGTGTTATTGATGGAGGAGGTGCTTAATTTTGATGCTTTTCGAATAGATCTTTTTCTGTCACAATAGGAACAGGTTCTTCTGAGGGAGTTTTACAAATGAATAAAGCACGAATATTTGCCGCGCAATCGAATCCAAGTCTTTCAAAAGAAGTGAGTGAGATGCTGAAGATGCCACTTGGAAAACATACAGTAAAATCTTTTTCGTGTGGAGAGCTTTATGTGAACTACGATGAGACGATTCGGGGATGCAAAGTATTTATTATCGCCACTATTCGTCCGCACCGAATTCATGATGATTTTTTTGAAATTTTTTTGATGTGTGATGCGGCGAGGCAAAGTTTTGCCAAGTCAGTTCATGTGATCATTCCGCATTTTGGCTATTCCCGACAAGACAAAATTCATTCTGCTCGTGAATCTATTTCAATGCGTCTTTGCGCCGATCTCCTTATTAAAAGTGGTGCGGAGCATATTGTTACTCTCCATCTTCATGCTGATCAGAGTATGGGCTTTTTTTCCGTTCCTGTAGATAACCTAAATCCGCGTCGAATGTTTGTAGAATATTTTCGGGAAAAAAATCTGAAAGATGCCATTGTTGTTTCGCCAGATGCTGGAGGTGCCAAGAGTGCTAAAAAATTTGCAGACTTTTTGGGGGTGGAACTTGCCATTCTCCATAAGTCACGTCCAAAGCATAATGAATCGGTTGTAACCCACCTCATTGGTGATGTTCAGGGGAAAACCTGTATTCTCTATGATGATATGATCGACACTGCGGGATCGGTTTGCAACGCCAAAACAGCCCTCCTTCAGAATGACGCAAATCCCGATGTCTATCTTTGTGCAACGCATCCCATATTTTCTGGTCCGGCGGTTGATCGTCTCAATGCCGCAAGTTTTCGAGAAATTGTCGTCACAAACTCTATTCCGGTACCACAGGAGAAAATTACTGGACTGCGACAACTCTCCATTGCTCCTCTTATTGCAGGAGTCATTGCAAATACTATTGAAGAGAAATCGGTGAGTGAACTTTATTTCTAGCTGGAAAAATCGCTTATAAGCTGATCGGCAATCTTGTACACCGGACCTGCCCCCATCGTGATAATAACATCTTCAGGGTGAGATTCGTGATGAAGAAGGGAAACAGTATGAGAGAAGTCTTTTGAATACCGAACCGATACTCCTTGTTGTCGAATTTTCTTCACAAGCATTTCGGCATTTACCGAGGCAACATCTTCTTCTGTATCGCGAACACGGTAAATATCGGGAATGAGCACCTGATCTGCTTCTGAAAAGCTTTGTGAAAATTCATTCAAAAAATCTCGTGTACGCGAGTATTGATGAGGCTCAAAAATAGCCCAAATTTTTTGGGTGGGGTACCGTTCTCGCAATGCACGAAGAGTTGCTCGAATTTCGGTAGGATGATGCGCATAGTCATCATAGACCACTCCTAATGTGCTGATTCCCTTTTTTTGGAAACGACGCCATGTTCCTCGAAACTGAGAAAGCGCACTCCGAATAGCATCGGGACGTATTCCCAACGTATCAGTAAGTGCCAATACAGCGGCGGCATTAGCGCGATTGTGTTCCCCTGGAACAGAGAGCAGAGGAACCTTTGAAAGAAATGTGGCGGTATTAACTCGTGTTCCCGAAAAATCTTGAAAGAGAGAAGAGATTGTTGAATCAGAAAAATTGGCAATAAGTGTGCCATTTTTTGGAAGTCGATTGGAGAAATCACGAAAAGCTGCATAATATCGCTCGGGACTGCCAAAAAAATCGAGATGATCTGGTTCTATGTTCGTCACCACAATGACAGAGGGGGAAATGTGCAGAAAAGATTCATGATATTCACAAGACTCCACAAGGAAAAATCGTTCTTCCGAAGGAAAGCACAGGGGATCTGCTGTGGGAATACGAATATTTCGCTCTTCCCATTCAAAAACTTTTGTGCCCAAAATAACGAGCGGATCAGTGCCGGCGGCTTCAAATGCAAGACCTGCCATCGCAGTTGTTGTTGATTTTCCGTGAGTTCCACAAATAGAAATTGTACGCTTGCTTGAGGAAATGTCTCCAAGAGCGGCAAAATATGATTTCTGAAGAACTCCTCTTTCTCGTGCTACTTCTCGTTCAGGATTCTCTTCTGGAATAGCTTCAGAATAGACGAGTTGATAGATGTCAGAAGGGACATTCTCTTTTTTGTGTTGTCGAAAAAGAGTGACTCCTTCTTTTTCCAAATCTCGAAGAATATCAGAATCGCCTGCATCAGAGCCACTCACTAAAACTCCACGAGAGAGAAAATAGCGTGCAAGTGCGCTCATACCAATGCCACCAATACCAACGAAATGTGCCTTCATGAAGCAGAGAGATATTCCCGAAGCTTTTTAAGTCCTCGAGACTGGAGAATGCGAACAGCTGTTTCACTTTTTCCTAAAATAGCCCCTATTTCTTCATTACTTCTTTCTGAAAAATATTTAAGCGCAATCGCTTGTGATTGCATATCGGGAAGCTGGCGGAGACCAAAAAGAAGTCTCCTTTTTTCAATGTTGAGAGAGGTTTCTCGATCCGCGTG
Coding sequences within:
- a CDS encoding MoxR family ATPase, which gives rise to MNTPAPRSEEQKEVLRKKTQKFQSLLSPFAFNKEYVVRLLFIPLLIEGHILINDLPGVGKTTLAKAFARLLGRSFSRLQGTSDTLPQDILGGEILDHITKEFSIKKGPIFQEIVLIDEINRMHPKSQSAFLEAMEERQVSIAGKTYPLPKIHLVIATENPVEYAGTYPLPEAQSDRFSCSIAMGFPDRELQKNILQNQEYLNLENRVMSLDPILSEEEIFFIQEQVKRVTVSDDILERLLRMAEWSRNPELFRYGMSPRSLGVFTSALRAHAFLSGRDFVIPEDGKDLIVPFFHHRISLKDAALGTKELEEMLREAYRNIFRGLS
- a CDS encoding DUF3488 domain-containing protein, producing the protein MFARLNRWLSVSGALSKTGAVLLGLGILLMFISFAKGIQVLMFLPAFVLSLFLFSFWETWVLRKKISVFWTQEGNEKLLFIRFLHPNIFSGISLLVSRGNKKNILTPTASLEYEIEKEDKITLLIQGRLDIFRLRIPVPPFSSPEDAGVHLFLRRPEEELYFHIRPLQDGEEFRHIDALRSAKTDSWFVREMIPSPLEKPKRKEKTEGNTFRLSGNVPLWQWKSVRGVITVEWLLILVGVLGAQWESRLWSFTISAIISILTVLFFTKRGELSRGGIREMNGTALFLFFLCFAEGGIRDDTVIAGVHFLLLLAIWKHLFPRQRRDMLTYIFLILFVFVAFSLYSLEAWFFFLFLLFLILAVLLFSLSAAGEVPSEYNRFVMPRRRRRDMVSLVGGVLLLTFTLFFFLPHGTRTKDTSLIEKTTKETKTGFDEEVDLQNIRSIKEDYSKKIVIEGISENDQKALQNLLWRGARYEIFDGKSWRKKEGSLRPFLSQKESNSDTLFEWNVRYYHKSGEKALFTPIRPVSIIGARANTFAEDSTLINFLRPLYSSAETKLLLKNKNGIPIEAEFPIFISEEKKLSPSVRNLFQPFWETIPKDIQSDPVLITRYIRDDAGFSYSLANTASSLKDFLYGSRRGHCEYFATVLTLTLQEFGYSATFVNGYRGGEYNNTANAWIIRGIHAHSWTEVFDKENGWIQLDATPISEETVTWLHQRGFWGTMVRWYDTIELRWFEYIVSYTGERQKAFLKTLSENKAFFFWGIAGICFVFLGRRWYPKVRKHLLLTPREQFFLWLSRKSQAKSFLLESLQESFPELVAHTRKELFRKNPNTKDIRELKKRWLLALREKK
- the tgt gene encoding tRNA guanosine(34) transglycosylase Tgt: MLFVNFFLQNSNGNARRGVLETANGKVETPAFMPIGTQGAVKGGIEPRDLREIGAEMMLANTFHLHLRPGEETIEKLGGIQKFSGWNSPLLTDSGGFQVFSLAAIRKITDEGVRFRAPTDGREVFFTPEKVMRIEHALGADIIMAFDECPPYPAEKSQVEHAVRRTTDWAKKCKVEHDRLVQESRKDQVLFGIVQGGVFPELRRQSAEELLELNFSGMAIGGLSVGEPNENMYEMCEFLAPILPTQKPRYLMGVGTPIDIIEAVSRGIDMFDCVLPTRNGRHGKAYTSKGETNILLARYEQDNNPIDEECSCPVCTRYTRAFLRHLFKSGEILGMRLLSLHNLAFYQSLMRNIRNAISCNTFWEFRRNAIAAFGQGKKECSSSEKS
- a CDS encoding ribose-phosphate diphosphokinase produces the protein MNKARIFAAQSNPSLSKEVSEMLKMPLGKHTVKSFSCGELYVNYDETIRGCKVFIIATIRPHRIHDDFFEIFLMCDAARQSFAKSVHVIIPHFGYSRQDKIHSARESISMRLCADLLIKSGAEHIVTLHLHADQSMGFFSVPVDNLNPRRMFVEYFREKNLKDAIVVSPDAGGAKSAKKFADFLGVELAILHKSRPKHNESVVTHLIGDVQGKTCILYDDMIDTAGSVCNAKTALLQNDANPDVYLCATHPIFSGPAVDRLNAASFREIVVTNSIPVPQEKITGLRQLSIAPLIAGVIANTIEEKSVSELYF
- a CDS encoding HAD-IB family phosphatase: MKRKIFLFDFDSTLVTVETLDELLKKALVNHPQKEHLSAEIEAITNAGMSGELAFRESLVRRMQIANIHQAYIDALGHDFTHFITDSIPEVIHILLEAGHKVVIVSGGFRELILPVAEMLCIPPEDCFANEFQKENGVVIGVDLTNPLSENGGKTKISEKLFAENDAMEVIIIGDGMSDAEPFLQGKASEFWGFFANVRRPKVEEKATRLFFSGEEFLQFVQEKYTKKEEKKEHFDLGKTIRHNDS
- a CDS encoding UDP-N-acetylmuramate--L-alanine ligase; this translates as MKAHFVGIGGIGMSALARYFLSRGVLVSGSDAGDSDILRDLEKEGVTLFRQHKKENVPSDIYQLVYSEAIPEENPEREVARERGVLQKSYFAALGDISSSKRTISICGTHGKSTTTAMAGLAFEAAGTDPLVILGTKVFEWEERNIRIPTADPLCFPSEERFFLVESCEYHESFLHISPSVIVVTNIEPDHLDFFGSPERYYAAFRDFSNRLPKNGTLIANFSDSTISSLFQDFSGTRVNTATFLSKVPLLSVPGEHNRANAAAVLALTDTLGIRPDAIRSALSQFRGTWRRFQKKGISTLGVVYDDYAHHPTEIRATLRALRERYPTQKIWAIFEPHQYSRTRDFLNEFSQSFSEADQVLIPDIYRVRDTEEDVASVNAEMLVKKIRQQGVSVRYSKDFSHTVSLLHHESHPEDVIITMGAGPVYKIADQLISDFSS